In a single window of the Micromonospora sp. WMMD1155 genome:
- the mce gene encoding methylmalonyl-CoA epimerase, with translation MAENSPAEPGADYVTDIGLRKIDHVGIAVADLDAAIDFYQRTFGMRCVHVETNEEQGVREAMLSVGPTTEGGCVQLLAPLTPESTIAKFLDRNGPGVQQVAYTVVDVDAACAALRERGMRLLFDTPRRGTADSRINFVHPKDAGGVLVELVEPARTPH, from the coding sequence ATGGCTGAGAACTCCCCCGCCGAGCCCGGTGCGGACTACGTCACAGACATCGGGCTTCGCAAGATCGACCATGTCGGGATCGCCGTCGCCGACCTGGACGCCGCGATCGACTTCTACCAACGGACGTTCGGCATGCGTTGCGTGCACGTCGAGACGAACGAGGAGCAGGGCGTCCGCGAGGCGATGCTGTCCGTCGGACCGACCACCGAGGGCGGCTGCGTGCAGTTGCTCGCACCGCTGACCCCGGAATCGACGATCGCCAAGTTCCTGGACCGCAACGGGCCGGGCGTGCAGCAGGTCGCGTACACCGTGGTGGACGTCGACGCGGCCTGCGCCGCACTGCGCGAGCGGGGGATGCGACTCCTCTTCGACACCCCGCGACGCGGCACCGCGGACAGCCGGATCAACTTCGTCCACCCGAAGGACGCCGGCGGCGTCCTCGTGGAACTGGTGGAACCCGCCCGCACCCCCCACTGA
- a CDS encoding Asp23/Gls24 family envelope stress response protein — MDHEATQELTVASVPVGGTTKVADEVVEKIAVAAARAVPGVVELGGDVARFFNAVFDRVGLDQLGDARRGCSAYLTGDAAVINLVLVIEGGRPVPEVTGEVRAQVTAAVEAYGLRVDEVNIRVDDVAMGDSTA, encoded by the coding sequence GTGGACCACGAGGCGACGCAGGAGCTGACCGTGGCGTCGGTGCCGGTCGGCGGGACGACGAAGGTCGCGGACGAGGTGGTCGAGAAGATCGCCGTCGCGGCGGCCAGGGCGGTGCCCGGCGTGGTCGAGCTGGGCGGGGACGTCGCCCGGTTCTTCAACGCGGTGTTCGACCGGGTCGGGCTGGACCAGTTGGGCGACGCCCGGCGGGGCTGCTCCGCCTATCTGACCGGGGACGCCGCCGTGATCAACCTGGTGCTGGTGATCGAGGGCGGTCGCCCGGTGCCGGAGGTCACCGGCGAGGTGCGCGCCCAGGTGACGGCGGCGGTCGAGGCGTACGGGTTGCGGGTCGACGAGGTCAACATCCGAGTCGACGACGTGGCGATGGGTGACTCCACCGCGTAG
- the ccrA gene encoding crotonyl-CoA carboxylase/reductase, protein MQDILEAIMAAEDSNDPDRELAGVAALPVPQSYRGVVVRAEESRMFDGMATRDKDPRKALHVQEVPTPELAAGEALVAVMASAINYNTVWTSIFEPLPTFKFLQRYGRISELTRRHDLPYHVVGSDAAGVVLRVGPGVTRWAPGDEVVAHCLSVELEDAAGHDDTMLDPQQRIWGFETNFGGLAELAVVKANQLMPKPRHLSWEEAASPGLVNSTAYRQLVSHHGANMKQGDVVLIWGASGGLGGYATQMALNGGAIPVCVVSSPEKAELCRRMGAELVIDRAAEGFRFWQDEETQDPDEWRRFGERIRELTGGEDPDIVFEHPGRETFGASVFVARRGGTIVTCASTSGFQHQYDNRYLWMHLKRIVGSHFANYHEAWQANRLVALGKVHPTVSRTYPLERTGQAAYEVHRNAHQGKVGVRCLAPTDGLGVRDGELRAQHEDAINRFRGH, encoded by the coding sequence GTGCAGGACATCCTCGAAGCGATCATGGCGGCGGAGGACTCGAACGATCCGGACCGCGAACTCGCCGGCGTCGCCGCGCTGCCCGTACCGCAGAGCTACCGGGGCGTGGTGGTCCGCGCCGAGGAGTCCCGGATGTTCGACGGGATGGCCACCCGCGACAAGGACCCCCGCAAGGCGCTGCACGTACAGGAGGTGCCGACGCCGGAGCTGGCGGCGGGCGAGGCGCTGGTCGCCGTCATGGCCAGTGCGATCAACTACAACACCGTGTGGACCAGCATCTTCGAGCCGCTGCCCACCTTCAAGTTCCTCCAGCGCTACGGCCGGATCTCCGAGCTGACCCGTCGGCACGACCTGCCGTACCACGTGGTCGGCTCGGACGCGGCGGGCGTGGTGCTGCGCGTCGGTCCCGGGGTGACCCGCTGGGCACCCGGCGACGAGGTGGTCGCGCACTGCCTCTCCGTCGAGTTGGAGGACGCGGCCGGACACGACGACACCATGCTCGACCCGCAGCAGCGGATCTGGGGCTTCGAGACCAACTTCGGCGGGCTGGCCGAGCTGGCGGTGGTCAAGGCCAACCAGCTCATGCCGAAGCCACGGCACCTGAGCTGGGAGGAGGCGGCCAGCCCCGGCCTGGTCAACTCCACCGCGTACCGGCAGCTCGTCTCGCACCACGGCGCCAACATGAAGCAGGGTGACGTGGTGCTGATCTGGGGCGCCTCCGGCGGCCTCGGCGGGTACGCCACCCAGATGGCGTTGAACGGCGGCGCGATTCCGGTCTGTGTCGTCTCCTCGCCGGAGAAGGCCGAGCTGTGCCGCCGGATGGGCGCGGAGCTGGTCATCGACCGCGCCGCGGAGGGCTTCCGCTTCTGGCAGGACGAGGAGACGCAGGACCCGGACGAGTGGCGACGCTTCGGCGAGCGGATCCGCGAGCTGACCGGCGGCGAGGACCCGGACATCGTCTTCGAGCACCCGGGTCGGGAGACGTTCGGCGCCAGCGTCTTCGTGGCCCGGCGTGGCGGCACCATCGTCACCTGCGCGTCCACGAGCGGCTTCCAGCACCAGTACGACAACCGTTACCTGTGGATGCACCTGAAGCGGATCGTCGGCAGCCACTTCGCCAACTACCACGAGGCGTGGCAGGCCAACCGGCTGGTCGCGCTCGGCAAGGTGCACCCGACGGTCTCCCGCACCTACCCGCTGGAGCGCACCGGCCAGGCCGCGTACGAGGTGCACCGCAACGCCCACCAGGGCAAGGTCGGCGTGCGGTGCCTCGCCCCCACCGACGGGCTGGGTGTACGCGACGGGGAACTGCGCGCCCAGCACGAGGACGCGATCAACCGGTTCCGCGGACACTGA
- a CDS encoding acetyl-CoA C-acetyltransferase, whose translation MASVIVSGARTPMGRLLGNLKDLPATKLGGIAIKAALERAGVSPDQVQYVIMGQVLQAGAGQIPARQAAVEAGVPMSVPALTINKVCLSGLDAIALADQLIRAGEFDIVVAGGMESMTNAPHLLMGQRTGYKYGDVVVKDHMAHDGLSDAWDCCSMGESTERLGVKHDISRTEQDAFAAASHQRAAAAQKNGHFADEITPVVIPQRKGDPLVISEDEGIRPDTTVESLAKLRPAFTKDGTITAGSSSPISDGAAAVLVMSKAKATELGLTWLAEVGAHGNVAGPDNSLHSQPSNAINHALKKGGLSVADLDLIEINEAFAQVGIQSTRDLGVSPDKVNVNGGAIALGHPIGMSGARLVLTLALELKRRGGGTGAAALCGGGGQGDALIIHVPGQ comes from the coding sequence ATGGCTTCGGTGATCGTCAGCGGCGCGCGGACCCCGATGGGGCGGCTGCTGGGCAACCTCAAGGACCTTCCGGCCACGAAGCTCGGCGGTATCGCCATCAAGGCGGCGCTGGAGCGTGCCGGCGTCAGCCCGGACCAGGTCCAGTACGTGATCATGGGGCAGGTGTTGCAGGCCGGCGCCGGTCAGATCCCGGCGCGGCAGGCGGCGGTCGAGGCTGGCGTGCCGATGTCGGTGCCGGCGCTGACCATCAACAAGGTCTGCCTCTCCGGCCTGGACGCCATCGCCCTGGCCGACCAGCTGATCCGCGCCGGTGAGTTCGACATCGTGGTGGCCGGCGGCATGGAGTCGATGACCAACGCCCCGCACCTGCTGATGGGCCAGCGCACCGGCTACAAGTACGGCGACGTGGTGGTCAAGGACCACATGGCGCACGACGGGCTGAGTGACGCCTGGGACTGCTGCTCGATGGGCGAGTCGACCGAGCGGCTCGGCGTCAAGCACGACATCTCCCGCACGGAGCAGGACGCCTTCGCCGCCGCCAGCCACCAGCGGGCCGCCGCCGCGCAGAAGAACGGCCACTTCGCCGACGAGATCACCCCGGTGGTCATCCCGCAGCGCAAGGGTGACCCGCTGGTGATCAGCGAGGACGAGGGCATCCGCCCGGACACCACCGTCGAGTCGCTGGCCAAGCTGCGCCCGGCCTTCACCAAGGACGGCACCATCACCGCCGGCAGCTCGTCGCCGATCTCCGACGGCGCGGCCGCGGTGCTCGTGATGAGCAAGGCCAAGGCCACCGAGCTGGGGCTGACCTGGTTGGCCGAGGTCGGCGCGCACGGCAACGTGGCGGGCCCGGACAACTCCCTGCACTCGCAGCCGTCCAACGCGATCAACCACGCCCTGAAGAAGGGTGGCCTGAGCGTCGCGGACCTCGACCTCATCGAGATCAACGAGGCGTTCGCCCAGGTCGGCATCCAGTCCACCCGTGACCTCGGAGTCAGCCCGGACAAGGTCAACGTCAACGGCGGCGCGATCGCGCTCGGGCACCCGATCGGCATGTCCGGCGCTCGTCTCGTACTCACGCTCGCGCTGGAGCTCAAGCGGCGCGGTGGTGGCACCGGCGCGGCGGCGCTCTGCGGCGGCGGTGGCCAGGGTGACGCGCTGATCATTCACGTGCCGGGCCAGTGA
- a CDS encoding alpha/beta hydrolase, with amino-acid sequence MSTAIRASSILPGRREDIELHTADGLRLVGELAVPADRPPVATLVCLHPLPTHGGMMDSHVFRKAAWRLPALADLAVLRFNTRGTSSLRGTSEGAFDGAVGERYDVAAAIEYAEFAELPDIWLVGWSFGTDLALKYGCDPAIAGAILLSPPLRFSAPEDLATWAASGRPLTALVPEFDDYLRPTEARERFAAVPQAEVVGVSGAKHLWVGDAERVLDEIVRRVNPAVEVPLPTTWDGPMESGDVSAYADRTVASFADTPVPQPGD; translated from the coding sequence GTGAGCACAGCGATCCGCGCGTCGTCGATCCTGCCCGGCCGCCGGGAGGACATCGAGCTGCACACCGCAGACGGTCTGCGGCTGGTCGGCGAGTTGGCGGTGCCGGCCGACCGGCCGCCGGTGGCCACCCTGGTCTGCCTGCACCCGCTGCCCACCCACGGCGGGATGATGGACAGTCACGTCTTCCGCAAGGCGGCCTGGCGGCTGCCCGCGCTGGCCGACCTGGCGGTGCTGCGGTTCAACACCCGGGGCACCAGCAGCCTGCGCGGCACCAGTGAGGGCGCGTTCGACGGTGCCGTGGGCGAGCGCTACGACGTGGCCGCCGCCATCGAGTACGCGGAGTTCGCCGAGCTGCCCGACATCTGGCTGGTCGGCTGGTCGTTCGGCACCGACCTGGCCCTGAAGTACGGCTGCGACCCGGCGATCGCGGGTGCGATCCTGCTCTCCCCGCCGCTGCGCTTCTCCGCCCCGGAGGACCTGGCCACCTGGGCCGCCTCAGGTCGACCGTTGACGGCGCTCGTGCCGGAGTTCGACGACTACCTGCGGCCGACCGAGGCGCGGGAGCGGTTCGCCGCCGTGCCGCAGGCCGAGGTGGTCGGGGTGTCCGGTGCCAAGCACCTCTGGGTGGGTGACGCGGAGAGGGTGCTCGACGAGATCGTCCGTCGGGTCAACCCGGCGGTCGAGGTGCCACTGCCGACGACCTGGGACGGCCCGATGGAGTCCGGCGACGTCAGCGCGTACGCCGACCGGACGGTCGCCTCGTTCGCGGACACGCCAGTGCCGCAGCCGGGCGACTGA
- a CDS encoding Asp23/Gls24 family envelope stress response protein, whose protein sequence is MTDAVENAGTVPPATGAARGVTSVSDEVVEKIAGTAARAVPGVADLGGDVARFFNSVLDKVGLDEVGDASRGVSAEVKGGSAVINVVLVIDAGHVVADVTEAVRVAVIEAVEKYGLTVTQVNVTVDDIELNPPGAAGA, encoded by the coding sequence ATGACGGACGCGGTGGAGAACGCCGGTACGGTGCCGCCCGCGACGGGTGCGGCGCGGGGCGTCACGTCGGTTTCCGACGAGGTCGTGGAGAAGATCGCCGGAACCGCCGCCCGTGCGGTGCCCGGTGTCGCCGATCTCGGTGGTGACGTGGCCCGGTTCTTCAACAGTGTGCTGGACAAGGTCGGCCTGGACGAGGTGGGCGACGCCAGCCGGGGTGTCTCGGCCGAGGTGAAGGGTGGATCCGCCGTCATCAACGTGGTCCTGGTGATCGACGCCGGGCACGTCGTCGCGGACGTGACCGAGGCCGTGCGGGTCGCCGTGATCGAGGCGGTGGAGAAGTACGGCCTGACGGTCACCCAGGTCAACGTCACTGTCGACGACATCGAGCTGAACCCGCCCGGGGCGGCCGGGGCCTGA
- a CDS encoding AI-2E family transporter produces MPVPAPGIDPDEPPAVPSGKFGTPGRPLRRSSFLIGFTGALGVLLAYTLYLGIRNAGGILVLVVIALFLAVGLNPAVVRLRRWGVPHGLAVALVALTVVLLLCGGVVALVPPIVTQSGQFIDQIPSLLDELRRNPTVNDLVERYDVVERVQGAANAETVGRALGGVLGGAQLIFGTVFRTLTVLVLTIYFLAYFNKLRSLGYSLVPRSRRERVQLIGDEILAKVGAYMVGALSIAVLAGATTFVFALIVGLPYPFALAVVVAVTDLIPQIGATLGAVIVSLVGFAADLPTGIACAVFFLIYQQVENYLIYPKVMRRSVEVNEVAALLAALLGVALLGVVGALIAIPTVAALQLILREVVLPRQERG; encoded by the coding sequence GTGCCGGTTCCCGCGCCGGGGATCGACCCGGACGAGCCGCCGGCCGTCCCGTCCGGGAAGTTCGGCACTCCGGGGCGGCCGTTGCGCCGTAGCAGCTTCCTGATCGGGTTCACCGGTGCGCTGGGCGTGCTGCTGGCGTACACCCTCTATCTGGGGATTCGCAATGCCGGCGGCATCCTGGTGCTGGTGGTGATCGCGCTCTTCCTCGCGGTCGGCCTCAACCCGGCGGTGGTCCGACTACGCCGGTGGGGTGTGCCGCACGGCCTGGCGGTGGCGTTGGTGGCGTTGACCGTGGTGCTGCTGCTCTGCGGCGGCGTGGTCGCACTGGTCCCGCCGATCGTCACCCAGTCGGGTCAGTTCATCGACCAGATCCCGAGTCTGCTCGACGAGCTGCGCCGCAATCCGACGGTCAACGACCTGGTGGAGCGGTACGACGTGGTGGAGCGCGTGCAGGGCGCGGCCAACGCGGAGACCGTCGGCCGGGCGCTGGGCGGGGTGTTGGGCGGCGCCCAACTGATCTTCGGCACGGTGTTCCGGACGTTGACCGTGCTGGTGCTGACCATCTACTTCCTGGCCTACTTCAACAAGCTGCGTTCACTGGGCTACTCGCTGGTGCCCCGCTCGCGGCGGGAGCGGGTGCAGCTGATCGGCGACGAGATCCTGGCCAAGGTGGGCGCGTACATGGTCGGCGCGTTGAGTATCGCGGTGCTGGCCGGGGCGACGACCTTCGTGTTCGCGCTGATCGTCGGGCTGCCGTACCCGTTCGCGTTGGCGGTGGTGGTCGCGGTGACCGACCTGATCCCGCAGATCGGCGCGACCCTGGGCGCGGTGATCGTGAGCCTGGTCGGCTTCGCCGCCGACCTGCCCACCGGCATCGCCTGCGCGGTGTTCTTCCTGATCTACCAGCAGGTGGAGAACTACCTGATCTACCCGAAGGTGATGCGGCGCTCGGTCGAGGTCAACGAGGTCGCGGCGCTGCTCGCCGCACTGCTCGGAGTGGCGTTGCTGGGCGTGGTCGGCGCGCTGATCGCCATCCCCACGGTGGCCGCGCTGCAACTGATCCTGCGCGAGGTGGTGCTGCCCCGCCAGGAGAGAGGGTGA
- the meaB gene encoding methylmalonyl Co-A mutase-associated GTPase MeaB, producing MSGTAEQVPAAGATSVRRSRDVPLLVERARAGDPRAVARLITLVENGDTLLPEIAAALAPYAGQAQVVGLTGSPGVGKSTTTNELVRALRARGHRVGVLAVDPSSPFTGGAILGDRVRMQDHATDPGVYIRSMSSRGHLGGLAAATPQAVRVLEGAGCDVVLVETVGVGQAEVEVASLADTTLVLLAPGMGDAIQAVKAGILEIADVFVVNKADRDGADATVRDIQGMIALGERGPGQWRPQVVRAIAARGEGIDDIAAAIDKHRGWLVEHGELRRRQEARAAAEIEAIALGALRARIGSLRDGTELATLATKVAEGATDPYTAADDLLAQLAR from the coding sequence GTGAGCGGAACGGCCGAGCAGGTGCCGGCGGCGGGCGCCACGTCGGTACGCCGCAGTCGGGACGTACCGCTGCTGGTGGAACGGGCCCGCGCAGGTGACCCCCGCGCGGTGGCCCGGCTGATCACGTTGGTGGAGAACGGCGACACGCTGCTGCCGGAGATCGCCGCGGCGCTGGCCCCGTACGCCGGGCAGGCCCAGGTGGTCGGGTTGACCGGCTCGCCCGGGGTGGGCAAGTCGACCACCACGAACGAGTTGGTACGCGCCCTGCGGGCACGCGGGCACCGGGTCGGCGTGCTGGCGGTCGACCCGTCCAGCCCGTTCACCGGCGGCGCGATCCTCGGCGACCGGGTGCGGATGCAGGACCACGCCACCGATCCGGGCGTCTACATCCGGTCCATGTCCAGCCGGGGGCACCTCGGCGGTCTGGCGGCGGCGACGCCGCAGGCGGTCCGGGTGCTGGAGGGCGCCGGTTGTGACGTGGTGCTGGTGGAGACCGTCGGCGTCGGGCAGGCCGAGGTCGAGGTCGCCTCGCTCGCCGACACCACGCTGGTGCTGCTCGCGCCGGGGATGGGCGACGCGATCCAGGCGGTCAAGGCGGGCATCCTGGAGATCGCCGACGTCTTCGTGGTCAACAAGGCCGACCGGGACGGCGCCGACGCCACGGTGCGCGACATCCAGGGCATGATCGCCCTCGGTGAACGCGGTCCGGGGCAGTGGCGACCGCAGGTGGTCCGCGCGATCGCGGCCCGTGGCGAGGGCATCGACGACATCGCGGCCGCGATCGACAAGCACCGCGGCTGGTTGGTCGAGCACGGCGAGCTGCGCCGCCGGCAGGAGGCGCGGGCCGCCGCCGAGATCGAGGCCATCGCGCTCGGCGCCCTCCGCGCCCGGATCGGCTCACTGCGCGACGGTACGGAGTTGGCCACGCTCGCGACGAAGGTCGCCGAGGGCGCGACCGACCCGTACACGGCGGCGGACGACCTGCTCGCCCAGCTCGCTCGCTGA
- a CDS encoding DUF397 domain-containing protein — MELKSAEWRKSTRSGVSGGDCVEVADNLPGVVGVRDSKDPNGPVLVFAPAAWRAFVAVAGRPTA; from the coding sequence ATGGAGCTGAAGAGCGCCGAATGGCGCAAATCAACCCGCAGCGGCGTTAGCGGGGGCGACTGCGTCGAGGTGGCGGACAATCTGCCCGGGGTGGTGGGCGTGCGGGACAGCAAGGACCCGAACGGCCCGGTCCTGGTTTTCGCGCCAGCCGCCTGGCGGGCGTTCGTCGCCGTCGCCGGTCGACCCACCGCCTGA
- a CDS encoding SigE family RNA polymerase sigma factor: MTFEEYVSSRGPALVRLARLLTGDPYRAEDLTQDVLSQAYVQWRRIARADRPDVYVRRMLVNANISWWRRRSSRELVVDTFAELPHRGDLGGEAADRDEMWRLILGLPDRQRAVLVLRYYEDLDDTTIAQILDCSPVTVRTHAMRALANLRERCGAPTTNGSRP, from the coding sequence GTGACCTTCGAGGAGTACGTCAGCAGCCGGGGTCCGGCGCTGGTCCGGCTCGCCCGGTTGCTGACCGGTGACCCGTACCGGGCCGAGGACCTCACCCAGGACGTGCTGTCCCAGGCGTACGTGCAGTGGCGGCGGATCGCCCGCGCCGACCGCCCCGACGTGTACGTGCGGCGGATGCTGGTCAACGCCAACATCTCCTGGTGGCGTCGTCGGTCGAGCCGGGAGCTGGTCGTCGACACCTTCGCGGAGCTGCCGCACCGGGGCGACCTCGGCGGCGAGGCGGCGGACCGGGACGAGATGTGGCGGCTGATCCTCGGCCTGCCCGACCGCCAGCGGGCGGTGCTGGTGCTGCGCTACTACGAGGACCTCGACGACACGACGATCGCCCAGATCCTGGACTGCTCGCCGGTCACCGTCCGCACCCACGCGATGCGGGCGCTCGCCAACCTCCGGGAGCGCTGCGGTGCCCCGACCACGAACGGGAGCCGGCCGTGA
- a CDS encoding helix-turn-helix transcriptional regulator yields the protein MIRAQLRRLRTAAGMSQEEFGRLVHYSGSMVSALELGQRPLDRLFLARADEVLTTGGLLVYLLKLAERDGQPSWFRPWLDAERSARQLRCFQPTLIPGLLQTENYARAVLRGDESLSADGLDRLLAGRMDRQSLLVQAEPPQFVAVIDELVLRRTGEEFVGLMVEQVAHLISCAEQPNISVHIVPAEVGLHPGLSGPFVLARGADGGWVGHLENQLGGTVVDTEDGLATLLARWESVRNDALSRRQSIELMKRIVTTWS from the coding sequence ATGATCCGTGCGCAGCTGCGTCGACTGCGGACCGCCGCCGGGATGAGCCAGGAGGAGTTCGGTCGGCTGGTGCACTACTCCGGCTCGATGGTGTCCGCGCTGGAGCTGGGGCAGCGTCCACTGGACCGGCTTTTCCTGGCCCGCGCCGACGAGGTGCTGACCACCGGCGGCCTCCTCGTCTACCTGCTCAAACTCGCCGAGCGCGACGGCCAGCCGAGTTGGTTCCGGCCCTGGCTGGACGCCGAGCGCAGCGCCCGCCAACTGCGCTGCTTCCAACCCACGCTGATCCCCGGCCTGCTACAGACCGAAAACTACGCCCGCGCGGTCCTGCGTGGCGACGAGTCCCTCAGCGCCGACGGCTTGGACCGGCTGCTGGCTGGCCGGATGGACCGCCAGTCGCTCCTCGTTCAGGCTGAGCCGCCGCAGTTCGTTGCCGTCATCGACGAGCTGGTGCTGAGGCGCACCGGGGAAGAGTTTGTCGGTCTGATGGTCGAACAGGTCGCCCACCTGATCTCCTGCGCGGAGCAGCCCAACATCAGCGTGCACATCGTGCCCGCCGAGGTCGGGCTGCATCCAGGGCTGTCGGGGCCGTTCGTCCTGGCCCGGGGCGCGGACGGCGGCTGGGTGGGACACCTGGAAAACCAGCTTGGCGGCACCGTGGTGGACACCGAGGATGGTCTGGCTACGCTGCTCGCGAGATGGGAGAGCGTGCGGAACGATGCCCTGTCCCGCCGGCAGTCCATCGAGCTGATGAAGAGGATCGTGACGACATGGAGCTGA
- a CDS encoding DivIVA domain-containing protein: protein MPQQQSSPLAFFDNANSQPDFTVGLRGYNTHQVDDFLGRMTAALTQSEQARAEAEQRMNDAQRRLRQAEQRMSALEQKLTDTNKQLEENNRPTLSGLGTRVEQILRLAEEQANDHRNEAKRESEGILSAARLEAREITDKARAEAAAMKASAEREAGNLRTAAEREAAEVRVQARREADTLRADADRETKQLRTVTAHEVAELKSTVEREVATLRATAEREITQQRAKAAREAEEKRAEATKLLTDARDKRDKDLQALELQLAERREKAEREESERHAAQVAQTQKLVSEAEQRARAAQERAKEIEQRAEARRVESERNAAETVDKAKAHSEKTLNEAKAESQRLLTEARTEAELTTQAARREVEDLTRQKDAVTSQLGQMLSGLAGIVPGVPAAAAPATGKPEAKKTDGGQDRVPAETAG from the coding sequence ATGCCCCAGCAGCAGTCCTCCCCTCTCGCGTTCTTCGATAACGCGAACTCGCAGCCAGATTTCACCGTGGGTCTGCGCGGATACAACACTCACCAGGTCGACGACTTCCTCGGCCGGATGACCGCCGCGCTCACCCAGTCCGAGCAGGCCCGTGCCGAGGCCGAGCAGCGGATGAACGACGCCCAGCGCCGCCTCCGCCAAGCCGAGCAGCGCATGAGCGCGTTGGAGCAGAAGCTCACCGACACGAACAAGCAGCTCGAAGAGAACAACCGGCCCACCCTCTCCGGGCTCGGCACCCGCGTCGAGCAGATTCTCCGGCTCGCCGAGGAGCAGGCCAACGACCACCGCAACGAGGCCAAGCGCGAGTCCGAGGGCATCCTCTCCGCCGCTCGCCTCGAGGCCCGCGAGATCACCGACAAGGCCCGCGCCGAGGCCGCCGCCATGAAGGCCAGCGCGGAGCGCGAGGCGGGCAACCTGCGTACCGCCGCCGAGCGGGAGGCCGCCGAGGTCCGGGTGCAGGCCCGCCGCGAGGCGGACACGCTTCGCGCGGACGCCGACCGCGAGACCAAGCAGCTGCGCACCGTCACCGCGCACGAGGTGGCCGAGCTGAAGTCGACTGTCGAGCGGGAGGTGGCGACCCTCCGGGCGACCGCCGAGCGTGAGATCACCCAGCAGCGGGCGAAGGCCGCCCGCGAGGCCGAGGAGAAGCGTGCCGAGGCGACCAAGCTGCTGACCGACGCACGGGACAAGCGCGACAAGGACCTCCAGGCGCTGGAGCTCCAGCTCGCCGAGCGGCGGGAGAAGGCCGAGCGCGAGGAGTCCGAGCGCCACGCCGCCCAGGTCGCGCAGACCCAGAAGCTGGTCAGCGAGGCCGAGCAGCGTGCCCGGGCGGCGCAGGAGCGCGCCAAGGAGATCGAGCAACGCGCCGAGGCTCGGCGGGTCGAGTCGGAGCGCAACGCCGCCGAGACTGTGGACAAGGCCAAGGCGCACTCCGAGAAGACCCTCAACGAGGCCAAGGCCGAGTCGCAGCGCCTGCTCACCGAGGCCCGCACGGAGGCGGAGCTGACCACGCAGGCCGCCCGCCGCGAGGTCGAGGACCTCACCCGGCAGAAGGACGCTGTCACCTCGCAGCTGGGCCAGATGCTCTCCGGGCTCGCCGGCATCGTTCCGGGGGTGCCGGCCGCGGCGGCTCCGGCGACGGGCAAGCCGGAGGCCAAGAAGACCGACGGCGGTCAGGACCGGGTTCCCGCGGAGACCGCTGGCTGA